The following coding sequences are from one uncultured Desulfobacter sp. window:
- a CDS encoding chemotaxis protein CheB: MNTKTDKVLIKNKPEEQNAIVGIGASAGGLEAIESFFQVMPVDSGMAFVVIQHLSPDYKSMMVELLSRKTKIPVHRAEDGLEVKPDNIYLIPPKKNISIFHGKLILTNQKNREEILINLPVDIFLKSLAEDQGDRAVAVILSGTGSDGTRGVRLIKERGGLVLVQDEASAKFDGMPKAAVSTGVADFILPPGEMPSQLLAWLHHPYTVKQESTHKEIRQDSGLTKLFSLLRSKTQVDFTHYKMNTISRRIQRRITVTQSQNLDAYVDYAAKIPAEVKSLYRELLIGVTSFFRDSDVMGQLEHQFLPQMFKTMTDNELRFWIAGCSTGEEAYTIAILSCEVCEKLGVNADIKIFATDIDKEAIAKAGIGLFSESIAADLSPAVLTKYFYRRGDQYQIARRIREMIVFAQHNLVKDPPFTRIDFVSCRNLLIYLQPVLQQRALEMFNFSLKPGGMLLLGTSETTGTMDNFFEILDQKGKIYKALGKTNPVPVQIEHSKRNQNIQIPLPAGNIRIPGRAADRSEEKLALRLLNAISNWYIPLCVVVNEQLEVVYTTGDSRGLFTLPPGRAVYDITKMVDQKIAIPLATGIQKVFRTNEETIYTNVRVHEQNIERNLRLNIRSLPGRKTDEPFVSVIFEDINEMTTDDLPPNECNLDEETDQRLRDLEQELQFSRENLQATIEELETSNEELQATNEELLASNEELQSTNEELQSTNEELYTVNSEYQKKIMELTEAKNDIENLLSSSRIGTLILDEDLSIRHFSKSTKDLFNILESDIGRPLAHLSHKISDFDLITSVQKVQKSDETMEKRVKSENGKCYLVRIIPYRVGPDSYAGIVVTIVDISD, encoded by the coding sequence ATGAACACAAAAACGGATAAGGTTTTGATTAAAAACAAACCGGAAGAACAGAATGCCATTGTCGGCATTGGGGCCTCTGCAGGCGGACTTGAAGCCATAGAATCCTTTTTTCAAGTGATGCCCGTGGATAGCGGCATGGCCTTTGTTGTGATCCAACACCTATCGCCGGATTATAAAAGCATGATGGTGGAATTGCTTTCAAGAAAAACAAAAATACCGGTTCATCGCGCAGAAGACGGCCTGGAGGTTAAGCCCGACAATATATATCTGATACCGCCCAAAAAAAATATATCCATTTTCCACGGCAAACTCATTTTAACCAACCAGAAAAACCGGGAGGAAATCCTCATCAACCTGCCTGTGGATATCTTCCTTAAATCCCTGGCAGAGGATCAGGGCGACCGGGCAGTGGCGGTTATCCTCTCAGGGACCGGCAGCGACGGCACGCGCGGGGTTCGGCTGATCAAAGAAAGGGGCGGCCTGGTTCTTGTGCAGGACGAGGCCAGCGCTAAATTCGACGGCATGCCCAAGGCAGCGGTATCAACCGGCGTGGCCGATTTTATATTACCCCCCGGCGAGATGCCCTCCCAGCTCTTGGCATGGCTGCACCATCCCTACACGGTCAAACAGGAGAGCACCCACAAAGAGATCCGGCAGGATTCAGGCCTGACAAAACTTTTCAGCCTGCTTCGTTCAAAGACCCAGGTGGATTTCACCCATTACAAAATGAACACCATCTCCAGAAGGATTCAAAGACGCATTACCGTGACCCAGTCACAGAATCTGGATGCATACGTGGACTATGCCGCAAAAATTCCGGCGGAAGTTAAATCCCTGTACAGGGAATTGCTCATCGGTGTGACCAGTTTTTTCAGGGATTCTGATGTCATGGGCCAATTGGAACATCAATTTCTACCCCAAATGTTTAAAACCATGACCGATAATGAATTACGGTTTTGGATCGCCGGCTGCTCAACAGGAGAAGAAGCATATACCATTGCCATTCTCTCCTGTGAGGTCTGTGAAAAATTAGGGGTGAATGCCGATATAAAAATTTTTGCAACGGACATTGATAAAGAGGCCATAGCCAAGGCGGGCATCGGACTATTTTCAGAGAGTATCGCTGCGGATCTCAGCCCGGCCGTTCTGACAAAATATTTTTACCGGCGTGGTGATCAATACCAGATTGCCCGCCGGATTCGTGAAATGATTGTGTTTGCCCAACACAACCTGGTTAAAGACCCGCCGTTTACACGGATTGATTTTGTCAGTTGTCGAAATCTGTTGATCTATCTGCAGCCGGTACTCCAGCAACGGGCCCTGGAGATGTTTAACTTCTCTTTAAAACCCGGGGGCATGCTCCTTTTGGGTACCAGCGAAACCACCGGTACAATGGATAATTTTTTTGAAATCCTTGACCAAAAGGGGAAAATTTACAAAGCCCTGGGGAAAACAAATCCGGTGCCGGTGCAGATTGAACACTCTAAAAGAAATCAAAACATCCAAATCCCCCTGCCGGCAGGAAATATTCGAATCCCCGGCCGGGCCGCAGACAGATCCGAAGAAAAATTGGCCCTGCGACTGCTCAATGCCATATCGAACTGGTATATCCCCCTTTGTGTTGTGGTAAACGAGCAACTTGAAGTGGTTTACACCACAGGCGATTCAAGGGGACTGTTTACCTTGCCGCCGGGAAGAGCCGTTTATGATATAACCAAAATGGTCGATCAGAAAATTGCCATCCCCCTGGCCACAGGGATTCAAAAGGTCTTTCGGACAAATGAAGAGACGATTTATACCAATGTCAGAGTGCATGAGCAAAACATTGAACGCAATCTGCGTTTGAATATCAGGTCTCTTCCGGGCAGAAAAACTGACGAGCCCTTTGTTTCCGTCATTTTCGAAGATATTAACGAAATGACAACGGACGACCTGCCCCCCAACGAATGCAACCTGGATGAAGAGACCGATCAGCGGCTCCGGGATCTTGAACAGGAACTGCAATTCAGCCGGGAGAATCTCCAGGCGACCATCGAAGAACTGGAAACATCCAATGAAGAGTTGCAGGCGACCAACGAAGAGCTGCTGGCAAGCAACGAGGAACTTCAAAGTACCAATGAAGAGTTGCAAAGCACCAACGAGGAACTATATACGGTAAACAGCGAATATCAGAAAAAGATTATGGAATTAACCGAGGCAAAAAACGATATTGAAAATCTGCTCTCAAGCTCCCGGATCGGCACACTTATCCTGGATGAAGATCTTTCAATTCGCCATTTTTCAAAATCGACAAAAGACTTGTTCAATATATTGGAGAGCGATATCGGCAGGCCATTGGCACATCTGTCGCACAAAATTTCCGATTTTGATTTAATCACCTCCGTGCAAAAAGTTCAGAAATCCGATGAGACTATGGAAAAGAGGGTAAAAAGCGAAAATGGAAAATGTTACCTGGTACGTATCATCCCATACCGTGTCGGGCCCGATTCCTATGCCGGGATCGTTGTGACCATTGTGGACATATCTGATTAG
- a CDS encoding MBL fold metallo-hydrolase: protein MHHTQMLRRITGPYNLNTYFLVCKVSRKAVIIDPGGPVEEMADFIGEKDILPDKILLTHGHADQFFSMATFKKIAPIPYCLHGLDDDFFKDPDVRMKTKQSVGLPPPYPADIRIKDGERIAFGFCELAVIHTPGHTPGSVCLLCEDHLFTGDAIFVGEAGRTDLPGGNLHELIDSIRVKILPLDKKTVILPGHNPTGEPSWSTLEQEMKTNIHITDFILDES from the coding sequence GTGCACCATACACAGATGCTCCGGCGGATCACAGGCCCCTATAACCTCAATACCTATTTTCTGGTGTGCAAGGTATCACGCAAGGCGGTCATCATTGATCCGGGCGGACCGGTTGAAGAGATGGCGGATTTTATCGGGGAAAAGGATATTCTCCCCGATAAAATCCTGTTGACCCATGGCCATGCGGATCAATTTTTTTCCATGGCGACGTTCAAAAAAATTGCCCCGATTCCCTATTGCCTGCACGGGTTGGATGATGACTTTTTTAAAGATCCGGACGTAAGGATGAAAACAAAGCAATCGGTGGGCCTGCCGCCGCCCTATCCGGCGGACATCAGGATCAAAGATGGCGAACGTATTGCCTTTGGATTTTGTGAACTGGCCGTTATCCACACCCCCGGTCATACCCCCGGTTCGGTCTGTCTGCTGTGCGAAGACCATCTTTTTACCGGGGATGCCATCTTTGTGGGAGAAGCCGGGCGAACCGACCTGCCGGGCGGAAACCTTCACGAACTGATCGACTCCATCAGGGTTAAAATCCTGCCCCTTGATAAAAAAACCGTGATCCTTCCGGGTCATAATCCTACCGGAGAACCGTCCTGGTCAACCCTGGAACAGGAGATGAAGACCAATATCCATATCACCGATTTCATTCTGGATGAATCCTGA
- a CDS encoding ATP-binding protein produces MMNAALADRFHSLRERAEKLLRNSKNTAQTHELTNLKEWAHELAVYQIELELQNDELRHTHLTLQKTKDQFVELFENAPVGYVVLDSSGVILQTNMTWQSMLGLKDKNFKGSLFADNILEADRSIFLSRFKNFFNNPADKKMVVRLLKADESLFYAQIEAKIRYKNNAEIEDEKSLMITVSDITDIKTAQLKLDKALNFLKLTIKQIPVPVIIVSVPDMKLTHFNQGALDLMNPFPGNIHGITIEQYHDYWPLYHLDETPCPLAQLPIKRAIVNREIISNQEFILPLDKGDRWVSISAAPLIDDDGVVIAGIMAFPDITEKKQLEKKLIQSEKMESIGNLAGGIAHHFNNILSSILGFSEIALGDVEKGSNLEYDLKEIHTAGKRARDLVLQILSFARQNNEEVKPVSIANIVNESIKLLESTIPADIEIKQNISTAAMVMGNPALLQQVILDLSSNAADAMENKGGTLSLGVSDQIVDARYAAQNELAGPGKYVQLSIADTGTGIAPDIIKAIFEPYFTTKEPGKGTGMGLASAYGIVKKYGGNIHVESRLEQGSVFKILLPAIQKKEEGQ; encoded by the coding sequence ATGATGAATGCTGCTTTAGCCGACCGCTTCCACAGCCTGAGGGAGCGTGCTGAAAAATTACTCCGGAATTCAAAAAATACCGCCCAGACCCATGAACTGACAAACCTGAAAGAATGGGCCCATGAACTGGCTGTGTACCAGATTGAACTTGAGCTGCAAAATGATGAATTAAGACATACCCATTTGACGCTCCAGAAGACAAAAGATCAGTTTGTCGAGCTCTTTGAAAATGCACCGGTTGGTTACGTTGTGCTGGATTCCTCAGGCGTTATTCTGCAAACCAATATGACATGGCAGTCCATGCTTGGCCTCAAAGATAAAAATTTCAAAGGCAGTTTATTTGCTGATAATATCCTGGAAGCGGATAGATCCATTTTTTTGTCCCGGTTTAAAAATTTTTTTAACAATCCTGCAGATAAAAAAATGGTGGTTCGCTTACTCAAAGCCGACGAAAGTCTTTTTTATGCCCAGATTGAAGCAAAGATAAGATATAAAAACAATGCAGAGATAGAAGATGAAAAAAGTTTGATGATCACCGTCAGTGACATCACCGACATCAAAACCGCCCAGCTAAAACTGGACAAGGCTTTAAATTTTTTAAAATTAACCATCAAACAAATCCCCGTTCCTGTCATCATCGTATCCGTGCCGGATATGAAGCTTACCCATTTTAATCAAGGCGCGTTGGATTTAATGAACCCATTTCCCGGCAATATCCATGGGATCACCATTGAACAATATCATGATTATTGGCCCCTGTATCACCTGGACGAAACGCCTTGTCCATTGGCGCAGTTGCCGATAAAAAGGGCAATTGTAAACCGGGAGATAATTAGCAACCAGGAGTTTATATTACCCCTTGATAAAGGAGATCGCTGGGTCTCTATCAGTGCGGCGCCTTTGATTGATGATGATGGTGTTGTCATTGCCGGAATCATGGCGTTTCCAGACATCACCGAGAAAAAACAGTTGGAAAAAAAATTGATTCAATCCGAAAAGATGGAGTCCATCGGCAACCTGGCAGGGGGCATCGCCCATCATTTCAACAATATACTTTCATCTATTCTTGGATTTTCGGAAATCGCCCTTGGTGATGTCGAAAAGGGAAGCAATTTAGAATACGATTTAAAAGAGATCCATACCGCAGGCAAACGCGCACGGGACCTGGTTTTACAAATATTATCATTTGCCCGGCAGAACAATGAAGAAGTAAAGCCCGTCTCCATTGCAAACATTGTAAATGAATCCATCAAACTGCTTGAATCCACGATTCCTGCCGATATTGAGATAAAACAAAACATATCTACGGCGGCAATGGTCATGGGCAATCCTGCCCTTTTACAGCAGGTCATATTGGACTTATCCAGCAATGCGGCCGACGCAATGGAAAACAAAGGCGGGACTTTATCATTAGGTGTATCCGATCAAATCGTCGATGCAAGGTACGCCGCCCAAAATGAGCTTGCCGGCCCGGGCAAATATGTACAACTATCGATTGCAGACACAGGAACGGGTATTGCACCGGACATCATAAAAGCGATATTCGAGCCCTATTTTACAACCAAAGAACCGGGGAAAGGCACCGGAATGGGATTGGCCTCGGCATATGGCATCGTAAAAAAATATGGGGGCAATATCCATGTTGAAAGTCGTTTAGAACAAGGATCGGTTTTTAAAATACTGCTGCCGGCCATACAAAAAAAAGAGGAAGGACAGTAA